DNA from Solanum stenotomum isolate F172 chromosome 3, ASM1918654v1, whole genome shotgun sequence:
aaatagaaaaaatgaaaaagaaatgggACTTAATTCATAGTATCcaaacaagggaaaataactaaGTAGGACTTAACTCTCAAAAGGTATTTAAagcattaaataaaaattatagataACAAATTTACCAAAATATCACAAAAGATGGCtcaaatagaaaagaaaataaagaaaaggatTAGGACTTATTTAGTAACTAGTGAATTTGTCCGCGCTTCGCACGATTATGAAAGACAATAAGATGTCAATATATACTTATCCAGTATTAATTAGTAGTTAGTTGACTCCCAACAAAGTcataaattactattttaaaccataaattataaacttacaacaatgaaaaatttatataatatacaaaataaagagaaatgaTAGAGAGAACGTAACTACAATAAATAACACAACATCATTTTTATGATCTTAATCActaaaaacataagaaaaaaatataaaatgaatgCACAATCTTCCGAACACTTGTCAATATTTTGTTCCCACGTCTTCTATTGTTCTTTTCGTATATCCATACCTCCTTCCCATATTGAAAGTTTTCTAGAGGAAAATGCAAATGTATTAGTTATCAATAAGTCTCTTTTGTCATTGTAAAGTTTCATAGTGATCTGGTAAGGATTCCTTCATAAAATAGTGtattaagagaaaaaacaatGGTTAACAAACTCAATGTCTTCATCCGTTGCTTGGTTTGCCTTTTCCATGAGTCTTAAAGATAAGAATATGCTATCATTTGTTGCGAATCATATTCATTTCATATTAGACACTCTACCATGATAATATGTTGTTACTTTTGTGTAGTATAAGTTTCATTAGGTGATGGACCTATATTTGATCGAAATTGTATTTGNCCTTCATAAAATAGTGTATTGAGAGAAAAAACAATGGTTAACAAACTCAACGTCTTCATCCGTTGCTTGGTTTGCCTTTTCCATTAGTCTTAAAGATAAGAATATGCTATCATTTGTTGCGAATCATATTCATTTCATATTAGACACTCTACCATGATAATATGTTGTTACTTTTGTGTAGTATAAGTTTCATTAGGTGATGGACCTATATTTGATCGAAATTGTATTTGTTAGAGTGGGTTGAAGTTTCACATTGATTGGGGAAGAGATTAATTGTCTACCCAACTATCTATTTGAAAAGTATGTTAATCAACatacttttttcttcttgattgttagGAAAGTAAggttatctttattattatttgtggatatttgtgagttcaagtgctcacaaatgaagaaaaaatagagaccagaaaataataattgtagtTCTTGGTCAAAAAGATATATCACTAAagtattttagattttaaatttaacaaaaaataaataagatgagatgaaaaaaaatatgttgctttaatttttgtaatttcaaCAAATAGCTTTACATTTTTTTCTAGGGACTCCGATCATAACACTGTTATATCAATTGTTCTATTTGTAATTTTTAGAttgatacaaaattttaaaaactgtaATATTAAGCAATAAATCACAATATACACttgtttttaatatatattgatttcaCTTCTATGTATTTTCTTGTGTATTATAAGCTATATCTTACTTTAATAATGAATTTAGAAAATGCCACTCTTTTttatatgaaagaaaaatactAAAAGAACATGTTTTTAGCATTATTTCACACACCAAGATATACATCTGGgttatttaaaacatatatatttttgtttttaagtaCAATCATTTATATAAGAATTTTCATAGTATATCTCTCATTATATATTATAGGTGGAACTTATTaaaatttagataattaaaaataattcaatgaataaataggaataaaaatgtaaaactaaaattaaatgtaTAACTATTCAATGAGTctgtgtctatatatatatatataaaataaacaaataaaaggttaacttcttcttatttttgcattaataagataattttatttatctttttcatcTAATTTTAGTCATATCTTCCAAAAATTAAATGGATATATcatgaaaattatattcaaatagGAGTTTGTAAAATTAGCAAGTCaagtatttcattttttatggaTATATAACAAAGAACTATTAGAATTTTACTCGTATAAACTTTAATAAGACAAtgtatcataataaaattaagcAAGAAATTTACGGACAAATACCAAATTTTATCTCTAGGTAGATGCTGCTTTGTTTAAGAATTTCATCTTCCTCTTTGTAGGAACCTCATGAAGTGAACAAACATGCTGTAGAGGAAGAAACAAccttcaaaattgaaaaaataaataactttataagatagtaatattttgacaaaaagaaatatcatttacATATTTATgatcaaaataaacaacaacaataaaaataaaataaagccaAATATTATTCTCAATTTGAGTATTGACATAAAACTATATTTGCTTCCTTGAAATCATaatcagaaaaagaagaatacaTATCATTATGATTACTTTTTCCCATGTTTTGAATTTGTGGAAAAAGATTGCAGAATATATGCATGGTTAAGTTGAATGATTGGGGAATAATTAAAGGGATTTAATGGGTTTGAATGAGATATAAGTTACAATTGAGGGAGAAGAAGAAGTGTAATTAAAAGAATTAAGTGGGTAACTTTTCATTAATTTtgcaattagaaaaaaaatattgaacttCCGTAATTAGTACAAATTTTTAGTCAATCAATTATATTGAAATAGCAAAATTGACATTCATATTCTAGCAACTGCCATTTTCATTGAGTTAATTAATCAATGacttaattttaatattagttaataattttattgaagAAATTATGTTTATGATGTATCCTAATTGTACCATTATTTATTTAGCCGTTACacaatttcttaattattatgtttatgatGTATCTTAATTGTaccataatttatttagttgttACACAAGTTTTTAATTATAgaagttaaatttatttttcttatatcatgaatgcatttttaatttgtaattaaaaataagataaaagctcaaaaaaaatgataaaatagataaatactAATAGAGGCCattgagaggtgccacatcagtGTTTTCATATTTGGCTTTATATAGATTAATTTATAGATTCCTAATAGCCAAAAGAGGGAAGATAGTTAAGTTGGTCCTAATTCTCAGGTCCTAATCTATGAATAACAAAAGATAATACGAAATTAATGTGAAGCTAATTATTCATTGAGAGGAGTCTAGGGGTAGTTGACGTGGTAAACTCCCTAATTTTGTATCTATATGATGCTATTATTATTTGGagagttgaatatatttttttaaatattttttattatgactTTATTTTTACTCCAACTTTTATTATGACATAATATTTCTAtgaagtttttaaatatataacttttatttttgaaaaattctaagttcaaatttacaataaaaatcaGTCACGCTAAATCTAAATCTCGTATGTAAAATATTTGGttaaagaagttcaaaattataattataaggAACATTTAGGATTCCTTTGAATCTTAATAATGCAGCGAACACAAACATGATCATTTTATTATCATATGATCCACTTGGTTTTTAATCGTATTACACACTTAAAATTCAATATTCTGTCTTCAAAGGAATTTCCTCACTTTTTTTATGACCTAAAACTTAATCCAATAAAAAACTATACTAGTATCTAATCCAGGACCCAATGCAGATTGGCAGGCCTGCCTTAATGTAAcaatcttaaaaataattttaaaaaccaTTGACTATTTACAAACCATAGCTCTCTAATTATTTTCTTGCCTATTACTTTACGAGGATACCAACGAAGGTGATATTTTAAAGCTATTATTATATTCAGAAAAAATCGTGCTACTCATcgacaaaaaacaaaaagttaaTAATGAATCTTGAACTTCTGGGTTGGGACCATTGTGAAACACGGAATCAAATTAGCCGTGATAATTGGAGACCATTTGATTTATCTACATTTAATTATAAGAGTTAACGTTAAACTACCCGTAATTAACTATATAGCCAGCAAAGCACCCATTTTTATCCAATTGTCATCGGAATCAATCCTTCCGAGTTCCGAGGCCCAGttgttaattttaaataagaaatACACCTGCAGTTAGTAGTATGATTTATGAATATGACACACTATAAAAAGAATGTTAATTAAACTTGTCATCCAACAAAAACAAGAAGTTTTTCAATTCATCTAATCCTTGCTTTCAAAGTTCCCAATTTAATCCAAATTCCCAAATTTGAGGATCcatttttctcatctttgatCCGTTTTAATTTGAGACTATCACAGGCCAAAGCGTTATGGGTTCTTACGCAGATGAAGAAAATGGAAATGGGTTACCTAATTCACCTCCAAACAATTCAATTTTCAGGTACAATTCGCCACTGGTTCAGGTTTGTTTGATTGGATTAGTATGTTTTTGTTGTCCAGGGATGTTCAATGCGCTCTCTGGAATGGGTGGTGCTGGTCAAGTCGACCACACGGCGTCTAACAACGCCAACACCGCACTCTACACAGCTTTCGCTATTTTTGGGATATTGGGTGGTGGAATTTACAACATTTTAGGTCCAAAAAAGACTCTGTTTGTTGGGTGTTCAACTTATATATTGTATGCGGGTTCTTTTCTTTACTACAATCACCACAAGCATCAAGCGTTTGTGGTAGTGGCCGGCGGCCTCCTTGGTGTTGGCGCCGGCCTACTCTGGGCTGCCCAGGGAGCTATTATGACATCGTACCCGCCACATGACAGGAAAGGTACTTATATCTCTATGTTTTGGAGTATTTTCAACATGGGTGGTGTTATTGGTGGTCTTATACCGTTTGTGTCCAACTATAATAGAACTACCGCGGCCTCTGTTAATGATGGTACATATATTGGATTTATGGTCTTCATGGTCATCGGAACGTTTCTTTCTTTAGCGATTTTGCATCCTAGTAAGGTCATTAGGAACGATGGTTCTTCGTGTACTAATATTAAGTACTCCAGTGTGTCTGtggaattaattcaaattcTCAAACTGTTCGGCAACTGGAAGATGCTGTTGATGGTTCCAGCCTCGTGGGCTAGTAACTTCTTTTATACCTATCAGTTCAATAATGTAAATGGGGTGTTGTTCAATTTGAGGACAAGGGGTTTGAACAATGTGTTCTATTGGGGTGCACAGATGATCGGTTCGGTGTTAATCGGGTCCATAATGGACTACAGTTTTAAGAACAGAAAGGCTAGAGGATTGGTTGGTATTATTGTTGTTGGTCTGCTTTCAACAGCAATTTGGGGCGGAGGATTCGCGAAACAGCTTACATATTCCCATGATGATGTACCTAATCACATAGTGTTACTGGATTTCAAGGATGGTTCTAAATTTGCAGGTCCATTTGTGTTGTATTTTAGTTATGGATTACTCGATGCCATGTTTCAAAGCATGGTGTATTGGGTTATAGGAGCCTTGGCAGATGATTCTGAGGTTCTCAGCAggtaaattttcaatttcaatttatgcTTACGAGAAACAGAATTGAATATCAGTATTGGTTAAAATTGGATTTGTTTATTTGTATTCACAGGTATAGTGGCTTCTATAAAGGAGTACAAAGTGCAGGTGGAGCCGTTGCTTGGCAAGTCGATTCACATAATGTCCCATTCATAAACCAGCTTATCGCGAATTGGGCGTTAACCTCCATTAGTTTCCCATTACTGGTAGCTCTTGTAGTATTAGCTGTGAAGGATGACAACAAAGATGAAGAGGGAACAACTAAGGAAGTCGCCATTACTTCAAACCGCGACATTAGTACTACAGTGGACTACCCCAATAAGGAGTAGTTTACAGAACTTATAATTTAGTCATTACTACCATAGTAGAGTTTAAAGAACTGTTCTGTAAATTGTGGACTATCAACCACAGTGAAATTTCTTTGCTAATGTTTGTTTAATCGTCTTCTTTCTCCAATAATTagttaattcttattttttaatattcttaCATGCTCTAGAAATGAGGAAATGATAAGATGGCTTTCTATCTAGTATCTCCAAATTGTATAGGCTTTAAACTGTTTGTTCAATTTCCTTTCCTGGAGTCTAGTAATACATGTGCGGCTATCTTAAAAGATCTACTTCCAAACATTATAGTATATGCAGAAACCGATACACATTGGTAAATTCAATATTCTTCTGGCGTATACCAGTTTCTACAAATTTGTTCCGCGCTGATGAGGAACACAACGCGACTGTTATATTATTGGGTTGACGTGAATCagtaaaaagataaaatgatTAAATGAAATTTCTCGAACAAACTGCACTCCTTCATATCCTTTTCCGCCTTCGAGACTTTTCCCTTCTTCCATTGATCTGCCCTAGGAGCAGGTAGGACCAATTTAGTCCTGCTTTAATGTTCTAATTCAGCactattcattttttcttatagGATAAGGCTTTTTCCATTTACCGACAACTTCAGACATGACTAACTCCCACTAAGACATGACTAACTCCCATAGTGGGACTGGCGTTGTATACAAGGCCCAGGATCGAAGTTACCGCTGTATGGCTGATCGATCATCTTGTTAGTGGTTCCTCTACAGATTGGGGAGAATAATTAGGTGGTATGAATCGAAGAACATgcctaaaaaattaaaatacacatTATACAATAATCTGATTTTAGTGTCCATATTGTTGGGTGTAATATATAGTTTGATGAAGAGTGTGCACTTTGGCAATGTGTGATACTGGCCTTGGGATTTCATTTCTGATTGAATATACAACAAAGTATCATCCGACAAAGGACACAGCTAAGGGCATCGCGGTTCATTCCAATCCTTTATATCAAaacatcatatatcatatatatatatgattaaaattatttgttacGTATATTAGTAATATGTAATGCCATAATGGGCGATATCTGTAATTACTGAATCTACTTAACTCTTTCAAATGTATGAACTTATAAATCCATAGTACTAAATTGGACAGACAAATAAGTACTTAAAAGGACAAACATCTTTGGAAtctcttatttattatttatttattttaaaaaaaaagttcttttaCTACATGAGCCACAAATCTTTATAAAAAATAGTCGAAATGGTCTGATaaacccttgtacttgtatgagtttgtattctGAACCCTTTTACTTAATCATTTACCAACTGAACCCCTAAACCTATTGAAGCTtagtatttcaaacttttttttgaCCCGTCATTCTATGTGACATTTTTGTTCAAAGTGCGTGTGATACACATATTTTAGGAGCGTGAGGTCTTCAAAAGAGATAGAAAATGTCACTTTTTGACCTAATTAAGACTCATCTTCTTCCCCATATTCATTTACCATTGTTGAACAAATATAAGTTTTTTTGGGGCTTTTCTACTGatcttcaaatatttatgtccaaattctttctccattttttcattgttttgttgttgcctttcatcttcttcaaaagACTCATTATTTCTTgaacaaattcaatatttattactctacaGAAGAATCTCCCCAAGTAACAAATTTCTTTCATTGTTCCAAACAAATAAATGGACTTATCGATCCTACTCTTTAACAAGTATCCTGTTTCATCCGAACTCAACATCGTCGGAGCCGTCAACCACACCAATTTCTACAAATCTACGGAACACAAAATCCTTTCTTAAatgaataaattataaaaaactaaaaagttaAATTGATCCAAAATTGCAAAGAAGGGAAGGAAAACAAACATGGAGGAATGAACGAAAAGAATCGAAGGGTTGAGTAATTTGAATGAGAACTGATTGTTCGTGacttttagggttttagagtgAGTGTCACAGTGGTTCGGGCCATCACTGCTTTTTCAAAATCGAATGTGGCCCAATTACCCTCTCCATCTTCGAGTGGTAGCTTCACCACCACACTGTCGATCTTGCAAGTACTGCATTTTCGTAGTGAAAGCCTTTGGAATGAGTaaggagaaagaagagaaatgtggaagaaagagaaaaagattttCAGATAAAATTTTGGggatttaatttgattttgtcattttatttcttatgtgGCGGTTAAAAATGAGATGGCATTTGACATGTAGGGATTGTATTTCACTCACTATCCACCATGTGAGAAAAGGGTTCAAAATATTAAGTTTCAATGGGTTCAGTTGGCAAAAGTTTAAGTAGAAGGATTCATAATACAAACTCTACAAGGGTCCATTAGACCATTTCGCCtaaaaaataaggaaagaaagattatttttttttaatgataaaaatattttagtccttaaaataaaatactcaaatatttatattttttttatattataaaatctAAGGTAATGTATTACATATACATGgctaatttattaatttgaaataaccCTAATAACATTATTTCTACCAGATTTTTGttataaacttaaaaataatatagcTTATAAAAAGATATTACACAATTAGTACGAATATAATATACAGTAGGTATGAAAAATGATAGCTAGCTCTGAATAAGCTTTTGACCAAATGATTTGAACAcaaattaaacataaaattagTGTTGTTAATAATAGGTTTGATTATTACACAATTTGTACCTATgattaaaacaaaaatgtatCAATTGTGTAAAAGTCAAATTCAATATCAACGAGATTACCTATGacaaaaaaagatattatacgtaagttttgaaaaatttaattattgatgGATGTGATGATGAGTTGATGAGATAGATTgaactttatatatttattgcGTCACGTCCACCTATCCTAAACAGTAACCCTATGCATCAAAGACTTTCTAGCATACTAGTACTGTGAAATCTATTTGTTAATgtatgtttaattattttttgcaataattttctttatatattctTACTTGCTCTAGAAATGTTGAATTTATCCTCTTGCTTTAGCATGGTACTTTTTGTCTTATATTTTGCCCAAAGAAATGATAAGATTGTGTTTTCTAATTAGTATCTCGAAATTGTATAGACTTtatgttagaaaaaaaatagtaggaAATATAATTTGAAGAAGGAGTTGGCTTTGAAGCGtgtaattacttttttttaaagagttgttgttcatatatatatattggagtAAATATGAACAATTCTATACAAGAATATAACAAAGCCCTTtgtttatacatatatttttttcttaggCTACTTCTAGGgagtttttatatttatagaacTTAATGACTCTTCATAAGAGTCAAGTTCTTTCATGAACATATGACTTTTTATAAGAGTCGTGTTCTTTTATGAACATATgatttttcataaatgtcaTGTTCTTTCATGAACAAATGACTTTTTATAACAGTCATGTTCTTTCATGAACAAATGTGTCTATTCAATTTAAGACATTTATATATTACAAAATATCCAACAATTCCTCCACTAGTTTGTAATATTTCTCACGATATAATGCATACCATAGAGTATCTTATAATAGATTTGAACTTTCTGTTAGTGCAAGTACTTTAAAATTCTGACGAAGTAATTGGTATCTTAAAAGATTTGAACCACAACTCCTtgtgtcaaaataaaaaatatcacacatataatattatttatagcTTAGAAATCCCAGTATTTGCTTTAGTACCTTTATGGTCATGTGTTCTCCTGATTTCATGAATATTTACAAGATCAATCCTTTAGAACTTGCTTGAAGTGGCACCACTTCAATATACATATAGGTGAAATTAGCTACTATGTCCCTGTTACTATAAACATTTACACATTTCATTAAGAATTAATTCAACCTCCATGTAATAGTTTGAACAATGGTGTTTGCCATTAATCTCCTGCTATTTCAAGCATTTAACAattcctcaacttctcaaaTAGTAGTATGCAGTACACTTGAATCAAAGCTTTAAAAGAGAAGATTTGTGCTTTAGCAACACAAAGTAACTTGTTAATACCCGTTGAACTTGTATTGTTAGAGTATATACTAACTCAAAGTTGGATTCCCGTTATTTGTGTTTAATTTAAAGATTTTAGCCTTATTCTTTCACACATTTATACTGCATCTTTTGAAACTAAATTATATAAgattaatataaatcataaacaaaTCTTTCACATTGGGATATCATAGATACCATCATTGTCTCGATAGCTTATAATGATTGCATCAGTTGTGGCCACAACATttcatcaaaatcatattttttttcaaccatttcatttcttttcaagaatttATATGCTAAATATATTCTTATTCCACTATGAAATTTAAGTCTATTTTGATGCAAAACTTAGGGCACCTTCATACATGTTACAAATCCAActtatataattttatcattatCACTAAAAGATTCATCATTATTTATAGACCAACACACCAATTCATTTATGTATGAAGGTCATGTCTATACAAAAGTTATCTTATAACAAATACTTTTTTTGATGAAAAGTCACAACAGTTTAAGTGATATTACTTCATGAAAATACACAATATTTATGTCAAGACTTATAGCCTGATCATCACATTAGTAGTTTAATCAACTAACTATCACTAAAATTGTCTAAGTTGTAAATATAACTACCATGTCAAATATATCAAAGATATATCTTGTGGGTATTGAAGAAATACTTTACATACTAAACTTCTTCAAATATTATTGACTATTAATCATAATCCaaacacccccacactttgaatgTTTCAAATAATCTCTTGTAACTCATCTAGACGTCTAATTACAATCAATAGATCATCTTGTCGTCAAGTTTATTGTGTTCCAATACTATAACACACTAGTATTGATTTAGAAGATAAAGTTTTCAATCTTTAAAGAACACAAAATGATCTaacaaaaattatcatttctcttaatttcaaattattcgaATAACTTTTAAGTATAGGTATTATCCatcaaataatgaaatttatatatatcatcttaTAACTTGAAAACAAAATTCATATGATCTTTATGCAATACAATTATGtcataataattttctttgtcccaaaataacaaatttgTAATAAGCATATCAAATATGTTATTcttaaacttttttaaaatgcaTATCAAAATCATCACAAGTGAATTATTTatcctaacatttatgaaaaatcatttgaaaagtttcaaaggataaaatgaaaatagaaCTTAGATTTTCATGGTTTCCTTTTCGATTCCATTGCACTTATTGTTATCATCCCAAAGATCAAAGTGGTTGTTTTCACCATTTCCTTCTGCCACTTTGACATTGCATTTGCCTTTAAATACTTTAAGCACTGCCACGATCTTTATGGGCAACTCTAAATCAtcgatttttttcttttacaaccCCGATCAGCCGAAATAAAAAGGCAACCAATCAAATATAACCAGAATTTTTCCCATTAGTGgatagggatggcaatgggttGGTGCGGGgcgggttgagcttaacccgTAAAATTTTCACTATTGACTCTACACGCttcttaaaaaactataaatagaaggatgATTTTGCTATATcatcattaaaatataataaatacaatgtcttgaaaaatgtaatagagaaatgactataattaatactaagggtaaattaggaactaagtgtgaaactatccattgatttcataaggtggacaagtattgttggacatcccaaatagtatagtggacaaccATTGTTGAACGGAGGAAGTATTCACTATATTTTCTTATTGTCCGGGATTTGTTGCGCTTAGTGTCTAGAGTCTTTCAAAAAACTTCTCTATGTCTACGTGGTAATGGTAAGGTCTAATGTACTACATTTCACCCTCTTTAGACCTTATAAAATTTTCCTAAGTATATTATTGTCgtagaatattacataaaatatGTTATGCTGATATTCTCTAATTATTTCGATGTGAAAAACAGTCTATTTTCTTGAACATATAATTAATGGGACCAGTTTTAACTTGAGTAAGGAAAATAGGAAACGTGCAgttaaattatgattttgtcATAAAGTGAATGTTTAATGGGTGATGTCTATGATTACTGAATCTAATTAAGTAC
Protein-coding regions in this window:
- the LOC125860426 gene encoding UNC93-like protein 1; translated protein: MGSYADEENGNGLPNSPPNNSIFRYNSPLVQVCLIGLVCFCCPGMFNALSGMGGAGQVDHTASNNANTALYTAFAIFGILGGGIYNILGPKKTLFVGCSTYILYAGSFLYYNHHKHQAFVVVAGGLLGVGAGLLWAAQGAIMTSYPPHDRKGTYISMFWSIFNMGGVIGGLIPFVSNYNRTTAASVNDGTYIGFMVFMVIGTFLSLAILHPSKVIRNDGSSCTNIKYSSVSVELIQILKLFGNWKMLLMVPASWASNFFYTYQFNNVNGVLFNLRTRGLNNVFYWGAQMIGSVLIGSIMDYSFKNRKARGLVGIIVVGLLSTAIWGGGFAKQLTYSHDDVPNHIVLLDFKDGSKFAGPFVLYFSYGLLDAMFQSMVYWVIGALADDSEVLSRYSGFYKGVQSAGGAVAWQVDSHNVPFINQLIANWALTSISFPLLVALVVLAVKDDNKDEEGTTKEVAITSNRDISTTVDYPNKE